One part of the Eptesicus fuscus isolate TK198812 chromosome 2, DD_ASM_mEF_20220401, whole genome shotgun sequence genome encodes these proteins:
- the MRFAP1L1 gene encoding MORF4 family-associated protein 1-like 1, whose product MRPLDIVELAEPEEVEVLEPEEDFEQFLLPVIHEMREDIAALTRERGRAYLRNRSKLWEMDHMLVQIQTQVEASEESALNHLQGPGDGAEGRGARRGEKAEEKAKEIAKMAEMLVALVRRIEKSESS is encoded by the coding sequence ATGCGGCCCCTGGACATCGTCGAGCTGGCGGAGccggaggaggtggaggtgctgGAGCCCGAGGAGGACTTCGAGCAGTTCCTGCTGCCCGTCATCCACGAGATGCGCGAGGACATCGCGGCGCTGACGCGCGAGCGCGGGCGCGCCTACCTGCGCAACCGGAGCAAGCTGTGGGAGATGGACCACATGCTCGTGCAGATCCAGACGCAGGTGGAGGCCTCGGAGGAGAGCGCGCTCAACCACCTGCAGGGCCCGGGCGACGGCGCCGAGGGCCGCGGGGCGCGGCGCGGCGAGAAGGCCGAGGAGAAGGCCAAGGAGATCGCGAAGATGGCCGAGATGCTGGTGGCGCTGGTGCGGCGGATAGAGAAGAGCGAGTCGTCCTGA
- the S100P gene encoding protein S100-P gives MADLEAAISMIMDVFARYAGTHGSRRSLSKEELRLLLEKELPGFLESGKDDAMDKLFRGLDTSEDSTVSFQEFVLLVAGLTAACHKHFQEEGTS, from the exons ATGGCTGACCTGGAGGCCGCCATCAGCATGATCATGGACGTGTTTGCCCGCTATGCAGGGACGCACGGCAGCCGGCGGAGCCTGAGCAAGGAGGAGCTGAGGTTGCTCCTGGAGAAGGAACTCCCGGGCTTCCTGGAG agCGGGAAGGACGACGCCATGGACAAGCTGTTCAGGGGCCTGGACACCAGCGAAGACTCCACAGTGAGCTTCCAGGAGTTCGTCCTGCTGGTGGCGGGGCTCACGGCTGCCTGTCACAAGCACTTCCAGGAGGAGGGAACCAGCTGA
- the BLOC1S4 gene encoding biogenesis of lysosome-related organelles complex 1 subunit 4: protein MEGRSAGRGPSREGSAEEAEPPVASWSGDSGHVSQSHSIASGPWEDEGPEGGAPGRDLPLLRRAAAGYAAGLLPGAGAGAGARPEVQALDASLDELLTRVDEFVGMLDMLRGDSSHVVSEGVPRIHAKATEMRRVYGKIDRLEAFVGMIGASVARMEEQVARAEAELGSFPGTFRKLLHTIHVPSLFTKAPASRPPPAAYEPPVLFRTEDHFPCCSERPLL from the coding sequence ATGGAGGGTCGCTCGGCGGGTCGCGGGCCGTCTCGCGAGGGATCGGCGGAAGAAGCCGAGCCGCCGGTCGCCTCCTGGAGCGGGGACAGCGGCCACGTGTCGCAGAGCCACAGCATCGCCTCAGGGCCGTGGGAGGATGAGGGCCCGGAGGGGGGCGCGCCGGGACGCGACCTGCCGCTGCTGCGCCGCGCCGCCGCGGGCTACGCCGCCGGCCTGctgcccggggccggggccggggccggggcgcggcccgaggtgcaggcccTGGACGCCAGCCTGGACGAGCTGCTGACCAGGGTGGACGAGTTCGTGGGCATGCTGGACATGCTGCGCGGCGACTCCTCCCACGTCGTGAGCGAGGGCGTGCCGCGCATCCACGCCAAGGCCACGGAGATGCGGCGGGTCTACGGCAAGATCGACCGGCTCGAGGCCTTCGTGGGCATGATCGGCGCCAGCGTGGCCCGGATGGAGGAGCAGGTCGCCAGGGCGGAGGCCGAGCTGGGGTCCTTCCCCGGCACGTTCAGGAAACTCCTGCACACAATCCACGTGCCCTCCCTCTTCACCAAGGCGCCCGCCAGCAGGCCCCCGCCGGCCGCCTACGAACCGCCCGTCCTGTTCCGGACCGAGGACCACTTTCCCTGCTGCAGCGAAAGGCCGCTGCTctga